From the genome of Leptospira koniambonensis:
TCGTCGAAGTCCAAACCATTTTGGATAAACTTAGAAGGAGCGAAGAATACTTCGGTGTAAAGGATCCTGTTTGCCCTCATATATTCTGCGAGACTTCCCACAAAATAATAAAGGTCAGCAGGTTCTTTCACTAAACTTTGGATAAAGAAGAATACTTGGATAAAACCGTTTAGGTCTTTAAAATTAAACTTAGCTTCGAACTCTTCATCGCTGAGTTGGATCCCATTTTTAACCATGAGTTTTTTCATGGTGTCCTTATTGACGCAGGCTTCTAAATGAAGATGGATCTCCGTCTTAGGCAATTCTCTGATTAAATTGATAACATCCTGGTCTTGTAACTTTTTGGAAGAAAGATCCGCAGGTTCCAAAAATGCGGAAGCAGTTCTTTGCCCAGAATCATAAGCGTCGGAGTCACCTAAAAGCCAACGAGGAGGATCTGAAATTTCCAGATCCAAAAGTTTAATCCTTTCGTTCAGTAGATTATTGATCTGCTTGTCGAAAGAAATCTGAAGGGAAGAAGAATAAGGCCGGTCTGCTGGTAGTCTGCTCTTCAGACGGTTTAATTCGGAGACATCCCGGTCTAAGATCCGGATTCTTTCCAAAATTTCTGAGAAGGTCACGCCCACGGAAGCAGGGTAAGTAAAACCCCGTCGGATTTCAATTCGGAAAAAGATTCTGAAGGTTTTCCCCTTATCTTTTCTGGAAATCTTCCGATCCTAAAAGAAGCGCCGGAGGATTTTGTCTCATGATCACAGCAAGAAAAACGTTTTTACCTTTCGCACTCCCCTCGATTTCCGAAAAAGCAATCGAAGAAGTGGCGGCGGTACTGCGCTCCGGCTGGATCACCTCAGGACCAAAAGTAAAAGAATTCGAAGAAGAATTTGCGAAATACACAGGAGCAGAATTTGCCCTGGCCATGAATTCCGCGACGGCAGGACTTCATCTTGCTTTGGAATCCATCGGACTTTGTTCAGAAGACGCAGTCCTTGTCCCTGCAGTAACATTTACTGCGACCGCAGAAACAGTTTGTTATTTTGGTGCAGAGCCAATCCTCACTGATGTTGATCCTATCTTCAACCTGATGACTGAAGCTACCTTAAAGGAAACCATCGAAAAAGAATGTGTATTTTCTAAAGGGAATCTGGTTCATAAAAAAACAGGAAAAACAGTACGTGCAGTGATGCCTGTTCATCTTGCTGGTGCTGTTTGTGATATGGATGCGATCAATTCGCTCGCAAAAGAATATCATCTTTATGTAATTGAAGATTCCGCACATGCCTTCCCCGCAGTTCATAAGGGAGAAAGGATCGGAACTCACGGTGATTTTACCGTATTCAGTTTTTATGCTACTAAAGGGATCACTACCGGAGAAGGTGGAATGGTCACCACTCGTCATGCTCATTTTGCGGAAAGAATGAAACTGATGAGACTTCATGGGATCAATAGAGAAACTTACGGACGTCCAGGCTGGTATTATGAAGTAGTTTCTCCAGGTTATAAATATAATATGAGTGATATTGCTGCAGCGCTCGGAATCGTGCAACTTGCAGAAGCAGAGGATCTTTGGAGAAGAAGGATCGAAATCGCTGAAATCTACCGCTCCGAATTTGCAGATCTGCCTTTTTTACATCTTCCTCTTCCTGCAATCGACGGAGAACATTCTTGGCATTTATTCAGAGTAGAAGTGGATACAGTTCCGGGAAAGATCAATAGAGATATCCTATGTTCTGAATTACAAAAACGAAATATAGGCTCCAGTCTTCATTTTATTCCTTTATATGAACATCCTTTCTACCAAAGATTCGGATTCGAAAGAAAAGATTATCCGAACGCAGATGCAATGTATAAGAGAACTCTTTCTCTTCCTCTATTCGCAGGAATGACTGACAGTGATATCGAAGATGTCGTGACTGCTGTGAAAGATATTTTTACGAATCTTTAGAAGTTCGAGAAATCGAACGACTTGTTTCCGAATATAGAGAGCGATTTTTAGAGGCTTATCATGAGTTCCACGGCTGGCAATAATCTAATAACAAATGTGCCTGCGATCAAAGTCTGGGTAGAAAATCGTATGATCTATTTGGAATTGAGCGACGGTAGAATTTTAGGCTTTCCCGCCGACAGATTCAAACTACTAAAAGCTGCCTCCGACTCGCAACTCCAAGAAGTAAAATTGGAGTTAAAAGGACATGCTCTTCGTTGGGACAATATAGACGAAGACCTAACCGTCCAAGGAATATTAGAAGGAAAATTTCAACTTCCTTTAGAACCTTCTACTTAAAGAAAATATAAAACAAAAACACCTTCACAAAAAGGACTAAAAATCCATCTTCCAAGTCGGAAGCTTCTTCTGCCTTTTCGAAAGAAGAAAGTGCAATGATCCATTCTTCTACTTCTTCCGCGATATCAGAATCATCGAAGGCAGAAAGATCTATTTTTTTATAACCTGCTTTTGGGATCTCTACTCCGCATACTAAGCATAAATCTGAAATAATATCCAAGGATTCCTCTCGGACCAGTTCCGAAAATTCTCCCATTTCTTTGGTCTCGATCAAAACAGATTGTCCGAGCTCCAACACATCTTCCATTACGGATTCTGAACCTTCTTCATCCGCTAAATCTCTCCAAGAGCGTAACGCTTCCAGGAGAAGGTCCGCAAGTTCCAAAACTTTTTCGGAAGCTTCTTTTTTGTCGTCTTCCGACAAATTCTCGGAAAGGCCTTGTAACCAGGAAGTTTGGACTGCTTGGATGGCCCCTTCTCCGCTGCTTAAATATCTGAGCAGAAGATATACGAGGGCCCAAACATTCTCCTTATGTTTTTTTCCGGAGTAGAAGTTTTGGATAGATTTGAATTCTTTCAGGGCGAATGCCATACTTCTCCTAAATTTTCCCAGGAAGGGGCTTAGACAAGCAGAATGTAAAGAATATCATTTTGCATTTTGGCTAAGGATCTGGAATACTGAGTCTATGCACCGTTTTCTCTTAGGGCTGATCCAATTAAATAGCGGAACCGACGTAGATTTAAATCTGCAAAAATGTGAGAACTTCATTCGTGAGGCCGCTTCCGAAGGTGCAAAACTTGTTGGGCTTCCTGAAAATTTTCCTTTTTTAGGATCTGAAAAAGAGAAGTTAGAAAAAGCAGAAGAGATCAAAACTAAAACGATAAATCTTCTCTCAAGTATTTCACAAAAACTGAATATAACTA
Proteins encoded in this window:
- a CDS encoding DUF2442 domain-containing protein, whose product is MSSTAGNNLITNVPAIKVWVENRMIYLELSDGRILGFPADRFKLLKAASDSQLQEVKLELKGHALRWDNIDEDLTVQGILEGKFQLPLEPST
- a CDS encoding DegT/DnrJ/EryC1/StrS family aminotransferase; translation: MITARKTFLPFALPSISEKAIEEVAAVLRSGWITSGPKVKEFEEEFAKYTGAEFALAMNSATAGLHLALESIGLCSEDAVLVPAVTFTATAETVCYFGAEPILTDVDPIFNLMTEATLKETIEKECVFSKGNLVHKKTGKTVRAVMPVHLAGAVCDMDAINSLAKEYHLYVIEDSAHAFPAVHKGERIGTHGDFTVFSFYATKGITTGEGGMVTTRHAHFAERMKLMRLHGINRETYGRPGWYYEVVSPGYKYNMSDIAAALGIVQLAEAEDLWRRRIEIAEIYRSEFADLPFLHLPLPAIDGEHSWHLFRVEVDTVPGKINRDILCSELQKRNIGSSLHFIPLYEHPFYQRFGFERKDYPNADAMYKRTLSLPLFAGMTDSDIEDVVTAVKDIFTNL